The Desulfonatronum sp. SC1 DNA segment CAGCCGGAATGTTTTCTTCACCAAAAACAAGGCGATAAATTACACCAAACAACTCCTCCGGATCAATGGGTTTAGCTACCATACCGACCATACCCGCTTGCAGACAAAGTGCTTCCACGTCACCAAAAGCTTCGGCTGTCATGGCAGCCACCGGCACATCGTGCCAGCCTTCTACGGCCTTTAAGTGGCGGGTTGCTGCATATCCGTCCATTTCCGGCATATTGATATCCATCAACACCACATCATACGGA contains these protein-coding regions:
- a CDS encoding response regulator translates to PYDVVLMDINMPEMDGYAATRHLKAVEGWHDVPVAAMTAEAFGDVEALCLQAGMVGMVAKPIDPEELFGVIYRLVFGEENIPAGAQITESDSDVVDFPSIEGLDVKAGIKRMGQRTDLYKRLLRGFC